The genomic segment CCGGTTTTTCTCCGGCCAGATCAAGGACCGTCGATTCTATCCCGATGGGGCAACGCCCCCCCGTCAGTATGGCATCTATCTTTCCCGCGAAATCCTCGATCACATGAGCAGCCTCGGTCGGGCTGGGGGTTCCCGACAGGTTGGCACTGGGAGCAACTACGGGAAATCCGCATTCTTCGATCAGTGCCAGGGCCGCAGGATGAGCGGGCATCCTGATCGCCACGGTGGGCAGACCAGCAGTTACCAGCGGCGATATCCTTTCTCTTTTTTTCAGGACGAGGGTAAGCGGACCGGGCCAGAATGTTCCGGCCAGTTTTGCAACTTCTGCAGGAGGTTCATGGGCCAGAGCCGCCACCTGGGAGAAATCTGCAATATGCATGATCAGCGGCTTGCCGGCCGGACGCCCCTTCACGGCAAAGATCCTTTCGAGAGCACGGTCGTTGCCAGGATCAGCACCGAGGCCGTAAACCGTTTCGGTGGGGAAAGCAACCAGGCCTCCGCGTTTGATGATTTCCGCTGCCCTTCTTATTTCATTATTTTTTTCCTTGCCGTAATGCAGTACCAGCGTTCCTTTAACTGTGGTCGGCTCGGACATGTTGTTAACTGTCCTTTCAGATGATGTGATGGAGATGGCCTTTAAAATTCCCCGATGATGGATTCGGCAATGTTGACTGTATGGTCTGCAGCACGTTCCAGATTGCTTATGGCGTCCAGGAACAGCACACCCGAGGCCGGGTAACATCTTTTTTCATTGATCCTGCTGATATGCTGTTTTCTAAGTTTTTTCTCCATGTGGTCGATCTCATCATCGCTCTTGATGACCGTCCAGGCCAGGTCTCCGTCTTCACGCTCGAAGGCGAGGATTGATTTTTCCAGCATAACATCAACTTTTTTATGCATCTGCCGCAATTCGGAGAGCGCCTCGGGAGAAAAAGGAAGCCTGTTCTCAATTTTTTCCTCGGCCAGTTCCAGTATGTTCTGGGCGTGATCACCGATACGCTCTATGTCGTTGGAAGCCGACATGATCCGGGCCAGCGCCCAGGATTGGCTCGAGGACAACGAATGCTGGGAAAGATCGGCCACAAAAAAGGCAATCTCTTTCTCGATCCCATCCACCAGTTCTTCCATCTGATAGACATGTTTGATCTTCTTCTTCCCGTTTCCGATAAAAACCTCCACGGCTTCTTTGAGCATCTCGCGGGCGATGTCCCCCATGCGGATAATCTCCTGGCGCAACCCGGCAATGGCCGGTTCGGGGGTCCTCAACATACGGCGGTCAAGATATTTGCTGCCCCGCTCGACAACCTTCTCCTCGCCGGGCACGATTTTTTCGATCAGGTAATTGAAGCGGTTGAAAAAGAGCATCACGATTGCCGCTGTAAATACGTTGAACAGCGTATGGGCATTGGCAATCTGCCGGGGAATGGTCGAGGCCGTATGCATCACCAGCCAGGTAAAAGGTTTCAACAGTAGCAGGGTCAGAACCACCCCGAACAGATTGAAAAAGATATGCGCGGCAACAGCCCTCCGGGCTGAAAGGCTGGCCCCGAAACTGGCGATCAGCGCTGTGACGCAGGTACCCAGGTTGGCACCAAGTACAAAGGGAACCGCCGCTGAAAAGCTGATCGCATCCTGCAGTGCCAATGAGATTATAATCACGGTCACCGCCCCGCTATTCTGGATAAGAGCGGTAAAGGCTGTCGCGGCCAGTACTCCCAGAAGAGGGTAGTCGCTGAAGTAGATCAACATGTTCTGGAAAGCGGGCATTTCTTTCAGGGGGTTCATACCCGCCGACATGGTCATGAGCCCCATGAACAGGAGGCCAAATCCAAGGATGGTCTGTCCTATGTACTTGTGAAGCCGGCGCTTCCCCAGAAAATTCAAAAGGGCCCCGACTCCGATTGCCGGCAGGGCCAGAAAATCTATTTTAAACGAAATTATCTGGGCCGTGAGTGTGGTTCCGATGTTGGAACCGATGATCGTGGCTATGGCTTGCGAGAGGGTCATTATCCCGGCATTGACGAAACCGACCACCATCACGGTGGCTGTGCTACTGCTTTGAATCAATATGGTAATAACTATACCTGTGAAAACGGCAACCAAAGGGTTGGCCGTCAGAGCCTCCAGAATGCGCCGCAATTTGTCTCCCGCCGCTTTCTGCATCCCCGAAGCCATCATCTGTATCCCCACAAAAAAAAGCCCCAGGCCTCCGACCAAGCTGAAGATCAAATTCAACCACATGTGTGCTTCTATCCTTCCGGGATGAATAGCCCCTTTTCAATCCTGCACCATTATAAGTTATCCCCTATTCTTTTTCAATGCAGTTTTTGATCCATTCCCAGATTTTGATTTTCCACCGCCCCTTCATTTCAATTTCCGGAAGGTAACGCCCCAACCCGTTCCACCACGTCTCTGCAAGGGCTTCATCAACCCTGCTTTCGCTTTCTCCCGTCGCCATCGTTTCTACGGCAGCCTGCTCGTCTTCTTCCTCTTTTTCAATCTCATCGGTCATCTCCGCCAGGGGGAAACAAAGCGGCGGATAGAGAAGGCACCACCAATTTTGACCCTTTCCATCACCGATGCTGACAACAAGGGCCATGTATTTACCCGGGGGATAGATCTCTTCACCGTAATGCCGCAATGGAAAATATTCTTCCTTCAACTCCACCTTCAAACGGTGATCGAGACCTCCGTCCATCTTTTTCAATCGGCCACGAAGATGGTTTTCCAGTGGCACCAGTTCTTTCCCGATATTATCTATCAGTTCATCGTAAGAAATGATATGGCGATAATGATCAACAGAGGCCAGCAGTTCATCCCTGACCTTATTTTTCAACTCCTGTTCTGCGGGGCTGTCGTCATGAGCCAGTATGTGCACCCTCAATATCGGCCCGGCGGGGTCATGAACAACCCATTTATCCTCCCCACGCGCATCGCCGTACCGGTAGACGAACAGAATGGCCAGAGCAAGGGCAACCACAATCAAACAAAACAAACTTTTTTTTATTATTGTTCGCAGGTTTTGTTTCTGTTCCATCTATACCCCCCCTTCTTCCCTTTTTTTCTGTTCTTTCTGTTCCTGATAATAGCGATGGCGCAAAAATTTCAATGCCGCCTTCTCCAGCCGGGAAACCTGGGCCTGGGAGATGCCAATCTCCCCGGCTATTTCAAGCTGTGTCTTCCCCTCAAAAAACCTGGCTTCAAGGATTTCCTTCTCCCGGGGTGGCAATTTGTCCAGAGCTTCCTTGATAGCGATGTTTTCAATCCAATTTTCAGCAGTCTGGCACTGGTCGCTGATGAGATCCATGATATAGACCGGATCGGTACTGTCATTGAAGACGGGGTCATGCAGCGAAAGAGGGTCATGGCATGAGTTCAGGGCAAATACAGCCTCTTCAACGGTGATATCAAGTTCGGCGGCAATTTCCTTGAGGGTGACCTCACGCAGGTGATCCTTGGTCAGCATCTCACGCGTCTGCTGTATGCGGTGGGCAAGGTTCTTTATGGAACGGCTGATATGGATGCTGTTGTTGTTGTCCCGAAGATAGCGTTTGATTTCCCCGATGATCATGGGGACGGCATAGGTGGAAAAATTCACTTTTTGTTCAAGTTCAAAATTGTCAATGGCCTTCATCAGCCCGATACATCCAACCTGGAAGAGATCGTCCAGGGATTCGCCCCGGTTCTTGAACCTCTGCAGGATGCTGAGGACCAGCCGCAAATTCCCCTCGATAAGTTTCTGCCGTGCACTTTCATCCCCATCTTTCAGATCACGCAGCAGCTCGATCATTTTTTTGTTGTTGATCACGGGAAGTTTGTAAGTGTTAACCCCGCTTATCTGGACTTTCCTCGGCAACATCTCACCCCTCCTCACCCGGGTAACAATTTGTTTTCTGATTATATTATTGCCAGATTTTGTTTGCTTTAGACCGTTCTTACAGTATTGCTTGCAATTTGAAGGCAACAATCCATTTCAAATGGGGTAAAAAATGCATTGTCAAAATTGATTCCGGGCAGCTTCGCCCGGAAAACGCCGTTCCGCTTCATGCCCATACAGGGAGTGCCGGCCGGGTAGGTTTTCCATGATGTGTATACGGGGAGCGCGCAGAAAAATCGGCTCGAACCAACGATAGATGCCACATGGTCCGTTTGAGCGAAAAAAAGATTGATCAACTTCAATAATAAGTATCGAATGGTTTGTGGTATAATTTATAATACTGCAAGCAATCCGTGTACAGATAAAATGGAAAAGGAGGTATGCCAGGGTGTCGGGCTTAACCAGATTTGGCATCTCTATCGACGAAGATCTTCTGGCCCGCTTTGATCAGGAGATCGTGGACAAGGGCTACAAAAACCGTTCTGAAGCAATCAGGGATCTGATCCGCAATCAGCTCGTGGAGCAGGACTGGAAAGATGAAGACGAGGAAGTGGCAGGAACCATAACATTGGTCTACAATCACCATACACGGGGGCTTTCCGATCTTTTGACTGAACTGCAACATGCCTACAACCAGCTCATCCTTTCCACGATGCATGTCCACCTTGACCGTCACAACTGTCTCGAGATTCTCGTGGTCAAGGGCAAGGTCAGGGAAGCAAAAGAAATCGCAGACAAGCTGTTGAGTGTAAAAGGGGTCCTGCATGGGAAACTAACAGTCACCTCTACGGGAAAAAATCTCTAGAGGAGAGGCAGTTTATCTTAACCGGGCCACGACCACCCTGTCGTGACCCTGGTAGTCTTTGATGACCTTCAGGGAAGCAACCATGGCTACCTGTTTGCATAATTCCTTGACCGCATCCGCAACTTCAACGCCTATTTCCATGACCAGCAGTGCCGATGGGGTAGCATGTTCCCGCAATCCGGACAGAAGGGAGCGGTAACTGTCGAGACCATCCCGGCCTCCGTCAAGCGCCCGGGTCGGTTCATGGTCCTTTATCTCGGGTGAAAGTGTCTTGATCTTGCTGCTGGGGATGTAGGGGGGGTTGGACACGATCACCTCGAAACGTTCTTCCCGGCCATCAAATATTTTCCAGTAGTCGCTTTTCAGAAAACGGATTCTTTTTTCAACGCCCTGATTCAGAGCGTTCCTCCGGGCAATGCTGAGCGCCGCCGCGGAGATGTCCACGGCCTGAAAACGGGCTGCAGGCAGGAGCCGCGCCAGTGTCACCACGATAGCACCACTTCCGGTACCCATCTCGATAATATTCAAACCTTCACCTTTTGCCGAACCGTTCTCCCCGAGAGCGGCCATCACGGCTTCTACAACAAATTCGGTCTCTGGACGGGGGATCAACACTGCGGGGGAAACATGAAAATCTGCTCCGTAGAATTCCTTCACGCCCAGGATATAGGGCAGGGGACAACGGCCGGCACGGGCCAGAACCGCTTTTTCGTAGGCTTCCTCCACACGGGGGGGGATTTTCTGCCCGCTGTCGACGATCAATTTCCAGCGCGGTATCTTCATCACGGCCGCCAAGATTATTTCGGCTTCATCGCGGCTCCCGCCGATTCCCGCGTTCCCGAGGGCAGCGGTGGCATTCCGTACCGCCGCTCCCACAGTTGTTTCGGGTCGATCCATAGGTTATTCACCCACCGTGGATAACAACCGGGCCTGATTGTTTCTGATCAACGGGTCGATGATCTCGTCCAGCGTGCCATCAAGAACGATGTCAAGCTTGTGCAAGGTCAACTTGATACGGTGGTCCGTGACCCGGTTCTGGGGGAAATTATAAGTTCTGATCCGTTCGCTCCGGTCCCCTGAACCAACCTGGTTTCTTCGCTCCATGGCCAGTTCAGCTTCCTGTTCCTGCTGCATTTTTTCATAAACCCGCGAACGTAAAACCCTCATCGCCTTCTCCTTGTTCTTCAGCTGGGATTTCTCATCCTGGCAGGTGGCCACCACCCCCGAGGGCAGGTGAGTGATGCGCACAGCCGATTGGGTGGTGTTCACGCTCTGGCCACCGGGTCCCGTTGAACAGAAAATATCAATACGCAGATCCTGGGGCTTTATTTCCAGTTCTATCTCCTCCATCTCGGGAAGCACGGCCACGGTGGCCGCCGAGGTATGGATTCTCCCGCCGGATTCGGTTACCGGTACCCGCTGCACACGATGGACCCCGCTTTCAAATTTGAGGCGGCTGTAAACATTCTTGCCTTCCACCGCGAAAACCACTTCCTTGATGCCCCCTATATCCGTGGAATTCATGTCCAGGAGTTCAATTTTCCAGTTGTTGCGTTCCGCATAGCGGGTGTACATCCTCATCAGATCGGCCGAAAAAAGGGCAGCCTCCTCGCCTCCGGTTCCGGCCCTTATCTCGATAATGACATTCTTTTCATCGCCCGGATCCCGGGGAAGAAGTAATACTTTCAAGCGCTCTTCCAGTTCCTTTTTTCGTGCTGACAGTTCGGATATTTCTTCGTTCAGGTATTCGACCATCTCCCTGTCCGGTTTTTCAGCCAGCATCTCCTCGGCCTGGGACAGTTCGTCCCGGGTTTTCTTGAATTCGCGGTATATGTTCACGGTCTCCGTCAGGGAAGAATGTTCTTTCAAATACTTCTGCCATAATTCCATCCGAGCCATGGTCTCCGGCAAACTGATTTTTTTCTCAAGCTCCATGTAGGTATTTTCCAGGTCATCTAGTTTTTTCAACATGTTCCTCAACCTCCTCTGCCGATGGCGGCCCTTCCATGCCCAGCAATGCTTTCAACGAAGCCAGAGCAACCTCTATCTGACCCCGGTCGGGTTCACTGGTCGTAAGTTTTTGCAGCCATAACCCCGGGTATGCAACATATTCAAGGCACCTGATCCTGCTTTTTGATGACCAGCGGATGATCTCGTAGGCCGTCCCGGCAACGACCGGCAACAGGGCCAATCTGATCAAAAAACGTTGCCACAACGAAGGCCAGCCAAAGAAGGAGAATAACAGAATGCTGACCACCATCACGATTAGCAGGTAGCTGGTTCCGCACCGCAGATGTTGGACACCGTATTTCTCCGCCTTTTCCACCACCAGCTCCTCTCCCGCCTCCAGACAATTGATCGCCTTGTGCTCCGCTCCGTGGTAGGCGAAAAACGCTTTGATTTCACCCCAGAGCGAGATGGCAACAATATACGACACAAACAGGGCTATCCTCAGAAGGCCCTCGGCCAGATTCAGTATCAGCGGATGATTGTTCAACGCGGGAAAGATGGATGGAAGATAACGCACCAGAAAAGTGGGCAGCAGGAAAAAAAGTCCAATGCCGATGGCCAGTCCCAGAAAAACACTTATGGCCGTATGCACGGGGCCCATCGCCTGATCTTCCCCTTCGAAAACCAGCTCCGTTGAAATATTCAGCGCCCGGACACCGATGACCATGGATTCGAAGAAAGCCACAATTCCCCGGAAAAAAAACCACCCCCAGAAGGGATGACGGTCTGCCAGGGGCGATAGTTTCTGATGGGATATGTTGATCTTTCCCTGCTGATCGCGGCAGGCGATGACCATCTTCTCGCGATTGCGCATCATCACGCCATCCAGAACAGCCTGGCCCCCGATCATTTCTTTTTCTTTCAACAGATTTTACCCTCCCGGAATAAAAAAACAGAGCCACAACAATTACATTTTGACACGCTACATTATCGGTGGCCCTGCATGGTTATATCCCATATTTACGTTTGAACCGCTCCACCCTACCCCCGGTATCTACAAATTTCTGCTTGCCGGTAAAGAAGGGATGGCAGCGAGAACAGATATCTATCCTGATGTTCTCCTTCGTGGAACCTGTCTCGAACGATTCCCCGCATGCACAGGTAATCTTTGCCCTGTAATACTTGGGATGAATCTCCGCTTTCATGCTTCTACCCCCTTTCCTTGCAATTACCGCAGATATCATAGCATACTGGTGATGATAAAGCAACGTTAAAAACGGCAGTTCGAGTCGCATTGCAGGATGCAGAAGGCGAGCTGGAAGAGCGGGGCTTGCAATCGATCCGATTTCCACCGGGAATGGGTTTATGGGGAAACAGCTGCCCGGGGCAGCAGAACGTCGGTGCCATCAGGAAGGGACCGTATCTTCTGGCATTCATTTTATACGGGATTGCCTTTCACTTTCGTGTCGCACGGAAAGAGCGGCTTTTTCTCTTTTCTGCCGTTGCAGAGGGGTAAACCGGTCAGGGAAGATATTTTATGGGATCCAGGCGTTGATCCTGGTAAATTACTTCGAAATGGAGAT from the Bacillota bacterium genome contains:
- the nikR gene encoding nickel-responsive transcriptional regulator NikR; its protein translation is MSGLTRFGISIDEDLLARFDQEIVDKGYKNRSEAIRDLIRNQLVEQDWKDEDEEVAGTITLVYNHHTRGLSDLLTELQHAYNQLILSTMHVHLDRHNCLEILVVKGKVREAKEIADKLLSVKGVLHGKLTVTSTGKNL
- the rpmE gene encoding 50S ribosomal protein L31, translated to MKAEIHPKYYRAKITCACGESFETGSTKENIRIDICSRCHPFFTGKQKFVDTGGRVERFKRKYGI
- the prfA gene encoding peptide chain release factor 1, translating into MLKKLDDLENTYMELEKKISLPETMARMELWQKYLKEHSSLTETVNIYREFKKTRDELSQAEEMLAEKPDREMVEYLNEEISELSARKKELEERLKVLLLPRDPGDEKNVIIEIRAGTGGEEAALFSADLMRMYTRYAERNNWKIELLDMNSTDIGGIKEVVFAVEGKNVYSRLKFESGVHRVQRVPVTESGGRIHTSAATVAVLPEMEEIELEIKPQDLRIDIFCSTGPGGQSVNTTQSAVRITHLPSGVVATCQDEKSQLKNKEKAMRVLRSRVYEKMQQEQEAELAMERRNQVGSGDRSERIRTYNFPQNRVTDHRIKLTLHKLDIVLDGTLDEIIDPLIRNNQARLLSTVGE
- the sigG gene encoding RNA polymerase sporulation sigma factor SigG, with product MLPRKVQISGVNTYKLPVINNKKMIELLRDLKDGDESARQKLIEGNLRLVLSILQRFKNRGESLDDLFQVGCIGLMKAIDNFELEQKVNFSTYAVPMIIGEIKRYLRDNNNSIHISRSIKNLAHRIQQTREMLTKDHLREVTLKEIAAELDITVEEAVFALNSCHDPLSLHDPVFNDSTDPVYIMDLISDQCQTAENWIENIAIKEALDKLPPREKEILEARFFEGKTQLEIAGEIGISQAQVSRLEKAALKFLRHRYYQEQKEQKKREEGGV
- a CDS encoding threonylcarbamoyl-AMP synthase gives rise to the protein MSEPTTVKGTLVLHYGKEKNNEIRRAAEIIKRGGLVAFPTETVYGLGADPGNDRALERIFAVKGRPAGKPLIMHIADFSQVAALAHEPPAEVAKLAGTFWPGPLTLVLKKRERISPLVTAGLPTVAIRMPAHPAALALIEECGFPVVAPSANLSGTPSPTEAAHVIEDFAGKIDAILTGGRCPIGIESTVLDLAGEKPVLLRPGSIGREELASCLQAPVLIAGGEESPASFHPSSRRRHYAPRAELILFRGFSSKVGEKMASVCHRLVGEGRKVGVLCTAENRGHFRQGLIRVLGRQAALQEVAASFYHALRELDRSGVDVILGEGLCEEDPLGLALMNRLQKAADRVVDVI
- the prmC gene encoding peptide chain release factor N(5)-glutamine methyltransferase produces the protein MDRPETTVGAAVRNATAALGNAGIGGSRDEAEIILAAVMKIPRWKLIVDSGQKIPPRVEEAYEKAVLARAGRCPLPYILGVKEFYGADFHVSPAVLIPRPETEFVVEAVMAALGENGSAKGEGLNIIEMGTGSGAIVVTLARLLPAARFQAVDISAAALSIARRNALNQGVEKRIRFLKSDYWKIFDGREERFEVIVSNPPYIPSSKIKTLSPEIKDHEPTRALDGGRDGLDSYRSLLSGLREHATPSALLVMEIGVEVADAVKELCKQVAMVASLKVIKDYQGHDRVVVARLR
- a CDS encoding Na/Pi cotransporter family protein, which encodes MWLNLIFSLVGGLGLFFVGIQMMASGMQKAAGDKLRRILEALTANPLVAVFTGIVITILIQSSSTATVMVVGFVNAGIMTLSQAIATIIGSNIGTTLTAQIISFKIDFLALPAIGVGALLNFLGKRRLHKYIGQTILGFGLLFMGLMTMSAGMNPLKEMPAFQNMLIYFSDYPLLGVLAATAFTALIQNSGAVTVIIISLALQDAISFSAAVPFVLGANLGTCVTALIASFGASLSARRAVAAHIFFNLFGVVLTLLLLKPFTWLVMHTASTIPRQIANAHTLFNVFTAAIVMLFFNRFNYLIEKIVPGEEKVVERGSKYLDRRMLRTPEPAIAGLRQEIIRMGDIAREMLKEAVEVFIGNGKKKIKHVYQMEELVDGIEKEIAFFVADLSQHSLSSSQSWALARIMSASNDIERIGDHAQNILELAEEKIENRLPFSPEALSELRQMHKKVDVMLEKSILAFEREDGDLAWTVIKSDDEIDHMEKKLRKQHISRINEKRCYPASGVLFLDAISNLERAADHTVNIAESIIGEF
- a CDS encoding stage II sporulation protein R, whose product is MEQKQNLRTIIKKSLFCLIVVALALAILFVYRYGDARGEDKWVVHDPAGPILRVHILAHDDSPAEQELKNKVRDELLASVDHYRHIISYDELIDNIGKELVPLENHLRGRLKKMDGGLDHRLKVELKEEYFPLRHYGEEIYPPGKYMALVVSIGDGKGQNWWCLLYPPLCFPLAEMTDEIEKEEEDEQAAVETMATGESESRVDEALAETWWNGLGRYLPEIEMKGRWKIKIWEWIKNCIEKE
- a CDS encoding DUF1385 domain-containing protein, with the protein product MIGGQAVLDGVMMRNREKMVIACRDQQGKINISHQKLSPLADRHPFWGWFFFRGIVAFFESMVIGVRALNISTELVFEGEDQAMGPVHTAISVFLGLAIGIGLFFLLPTFLVRYLPSIFPALNNHPLILNLAEGLLRIALFVSYIVAISLWGEIKAFFAYHGAEHKAINCLEAGEELVVEKAEKYGVQHLRCGTSYLLIVMVVSILLFSFFGWPSLWQRFLIRLALLPVVAGTAYEIIRWSSKSRIRCLEYVAYPGLWLQKLTTSEPDRGQIEVALASLKALLGMEGPPSAEEVEEHVEKTR